In Streptomyces violaceusniger Tu 4113, one DNA window encodes the following:
- a CDS encoding iron-containing alcohol dehydrogenase — protein sequence MTSPGPGSPTPLSIDPTCRIEFGPGRIGRLPALIAATGHDRAFVVTDHGLRAAGVLEPVLGTLRAAGLEYAVYDEVAPNPSTANVDAGAARARTFGTAAVVALGGGSVLDAAKGISLLVGNPKATAADADELWEAADGLPLVAIPTTSGTGAETNGFGVIEDTTACRKVYLGHPSVKPRIALLDPELTLGLPAPATAATGIDALVHGIESLASRGANPVSAAYATQAVTMVSHALPAAYRDGADLDARAELMLGAHLAGQALSLSGLGLVHGIGHALTAHTGTPHGVALAAVLEEVMEFNAPAAQGAYEQVARAMRLAPPADGDWARAAIEAVRELAGAVEVKRPLRTLGADRDMLPAIAAGAVADAVTTNNPLSPDHTQVLDILTTTY from the coding sequence ATGACCTCTCCCGGGCCCGGCAGTCCCACGCCGCTGAGCATCGACCCCACCTGCCGTATCGAGTTCGGCCCCGGCCGCATCGGCCGGCTCCCCGCACTGATCGCGGCCACCGGCCACGATCGCGCCTTCGTCGTCACCGACCACGGCCTGCGCGCCGCGGGCGTCCTGGAGCCGGTCCTGGGGACCCTCCGGGCCGCCGGGCTGGAGTACGCCGTCTACGACGAGGTGGCACCCAACCCCTCCACCGCCAACGTCGACGCGGGGGCCGCACGAGCCCGTACGTTCGGCACCGCCGCGGTCGTCGCCCTCGGCGGTGGCTCCGTACTCGACGCGGCGAAGGGCATATCCCTGCTGGTCGGCAACCCGAAGGCCACGGCCGCCGACGCCGACGAACTCTGGGAGGCGGCCGACGGACTCCCGCTCGTCGCCATCCCCACCACCTCCGGCACCGGCGCCGAAACCAACGGCTTCGGGGTCATCGAGGACACCACCGCCTGCCGCAAGGTCTACCTCGGCCACCCCTCCGTGAAGCCGCGCATCGCGCTGCTCGACCCGGAGCTCACCCTGGGTCTGCCCGCACCCGCCACCGCCGCCACCGGTATCGACGCCCTCGTCCACGGCATCGAGTCACTCGCCTCGCGCGGCGCGAACCCGGTCTCCGCCGCCTACGCCACACAGGCCGTCACCATGGTCAGCCACGCCCTGCCCGCCGCGTACCGGGACGGCGCGGACCTCGACGCCCGCGCCGAACTGATGCTGGGAGCCCATCTCGCGGGCCAGGCACTCAGCCTCTCCGGGCTCGGGCTGGTCCATGGCATCGGCCACGCGCTGACCGCGCACACCGGCACTCCCCACGGCGTCGCCCTCGCCGCCGTCCTGGAGGAGGTGATGGAGTTCAACGCCCCCGCCGCGCAGGGCGCCTACGAGCAGGTGGCGCGTGCCATGCGCCTGGCACCGCCCGCCGACGGGGACTGGGCGCGGGCAGCCATCGAAGCGGTACGCGAGCTCGCGGGCGCCGTCGAGGTGAAGCGCCCCCTGCGGACGCTCGGCGCCGACCGCGACATGCTGCCCGCCATCGCCGCCGGGGCGGTGGCGGACGCGGTGACGACGAACAATCCCCTGTCCCCCGATCACACCCAGGTCCTGGACATCCTCACCACCACCTACTGA
- a CDS encoding NAD(P)-dependent oxidoreductase, whose product MRIGFIGLGNMGRHMARHLIHAGHLVTVHDTRPEAAAEHLALGARWADSPATCAEGAEFLITMLPTPRIVEDVLLRGGAAEALPPGALWIDMSTSTPAAADRVAAEALDGRGVRRLDAPVSGMARGAEAGALQIFAGGTDDDFRIALPVLEAMGDPDRILHVGPPGAGYTVKLMLNLLWFSHVVATSEVLAMGVKAGVDLGTLRSSLLASPAASSFVEKDLMSILADGDYDDSFAMALACKDLGLAVDLGRDLGVSTELSALVEQIYRRSKAHHGELAGEMSPVRLYEALAGQEFRLPDPTIAPADATLAV is encoded by the coding sequence ATGAGGATCGGTTTCATCGGCCTGGGCAACATGGGACGCCACATGGCCCGCCATCTCATCCACGCGGGCCACCTGGTCACCGTGCACGACACCCGGCCCGAGGCCGCCGCCGAGCATCTGGCGCTCGGCGCCCGCTGGGCCGATTCCCCCGCGACCTGTGCCGAAGGCGCGGAATTCCTGATCACGATGCTCCCCACCCCGCGCATCGTCGAGGACGTGCTGCTGCGCGGTGGCGCGGCCGAGGCCCTGCCGCCCGGCGCCCTGTGGATCGACATGTCGACCTCGACCCCCGCGGCCGCGGACCGCGTCGCCGCCGAGGCCCTGGACGGGCGCGGGGTGCGCCGGCTCGACGCACCGGTCAGCGGCATGGCACGGGGCGCCGAGGCCGGAGCGCTGCAGATCTTCGCCGGCGGTACGGACGACGACTTCCGCATCGCCCTGCCCGTCCTCGAAGCCATGGGCGATCCGGACCGGATCCTGCACGTCGGCCCGCCCGGCGCGGGCTACACCGTCAAGCTCATGCTCAACCTGCTCTGGTTCAGCCACGTGGTCGCCACCTCCGAGGTGCTCGCCATGGGCGTCAAGGCGGGCGTCGACCTCGGGACGCTGCGCAGCTCGCTGCTGGCGAGCCCGGCCGCCTCCTCCTTCGTCGAGAAGGACCTCATGTCCATCCTCGCCGACGGTGACTACGACGACTCGTTCGCCATGGCGCTGGCCTGCAAGGATCTGGGGCTCGCCGTCGACCTCGGCCGCGACCTGGGCGTGTCCACCGAACTGTCCGCCCTCGTCGAGCAGATCTACCGCCGCTCCAAGGCCCATCACGGCGAGCTCGCCGGTGAGATGAGCCCCGTGCGCCTCTACGAGGCCCTCGCCGGGCAGGAGTTCCGGCTGCCCGACCCGACCATCGCGCCGGCCGACGCGACACTCGCGGTCTGA
- a CDS encoding DMT family transporter has protein sequence MRRPTGHGARLAGAGSLCVLAASVLWGTTGTAATFAPGVGPLAIGAVAMGLGGLLQALVAAPSVVRQAPRLRARRGTVLLGAFAVAVYPLAFYSSMHLAGVAVGTVVSIGMAPLASAVIERVMDRRRLTRRWTLGAALGLLGTLMLCAAQAAQDPGDRGQPSMAATMLGVGLGLIAATTYALYSWAAHRLITHGISSRAAMGAVFGLGGVLLVPVLLVTGAPLLDSGSNMAVGAYMAVVPMFAGYVLFGWGLAHVPASTATTLSLLEPAVAAVLAVLVIGERLPAVGWTGIALVLACLAVLTAPTAVSRRRRQRPEGVTPPQRTGAEHTVARPDPGRVP, from the coding sequence GTGAGGCGGCCCACCGGACACGGCGCCCGTCTCGCGGGCGCCGGATCGTTGTGTGTGCTCGCCGCGTCCGTGCTGTGGGGCACCACCGGCACCGCGGCGACCTTCGCCCCGGGGGTGGGGCCCCTCGCCATCGGCGCCGTCGCCATGGGCCTGGGCGGACTGCTCCAAGCCCTGGTCGCGGCCCCCAGCGTCGTCCGTCAGGCCCCGCGACTGCGTGCGCGGCGCGGCACCGTACTGCTCGGCGCGTTCGCGGTGGCGGTCTACCCGTTGGCGTTCTACAGCTCGATGCACCTGGCCGGAGTGGCGGTGGGAACCGTGGTGTCGATCGGCATGGCGCCACTGGCCTCAGCCGTGATCGAACGCGTCATGGACCGCCGCCGGCTGACGCGCCGCTGGACACTCGGCGCCGCCCTGGGCCTCCTGGGCACCCTCATGCTGTGCGCGGCCCAAGCCGCTCAGGACCCCGGCGACCGGGGGCAGCCATCCATGGCCGCCACGATGCTCGGCGTGGGGCTCGGTCTCATCGCGGCCACGACCTATGCCCTCTACTCCTGGGCGGCGCACCGGCTGATCACCCACGGCATCTCCTCCCGCGCGGCGATGGGCGCGGTGTTCGGCTTGGGCGGGGTGCTCCTCGTGCCCGTCCTCCTGGTCACCGGCGCCCCGCTGCTCGACTCCGGGTCCAATATGGCCGTCGGCGCCTACATGGCGGTGGTGCCCATGTTCGCCGGCTACGTCCTGTTCGGCTGGGGACTGGCGCATGTGCCCGCCAGCACGGCGACCACGCTCTCCCTGCTCGAACCGGCCGTCGCCGCCGTCCTCGCCGTCCTGGTCATCGGCGAACGGCTCCCCGCCGTCGGCTGGACCGGCATCGCGCTCGTCCTCGCCTGCCTGGCCGTCCTCACCGCCCCGACAGCCGTCTCCAGGCGGCGCCGACAGCGGCCGGAAGGCGTGACGCCGCCACAGCGCACAGGGGCGGAGCACACGGTTGCTCGGCCGGACCCGGGGCGGGTGCCGTAG
- a CDS encoding MFS transporter → MLPILAVTCAVAVGNIYFPQSIGPLVADGLQVSADSAALVVTATQVGYTAGIVLLVPLGDRIPHRSFLVVLLALTGLALLAAGCAPALPPLVAASAVVGLTTVAAQIVGPLAAGLVAADRRGAVIGTLLSGSTGGMLLARTFSGTLGEWLGWRAPYLVAAVLALLLATVLAFTVPAKAPASRQSYPALLAEPLRLLRTEPELRRSCLYQATVFAGFSAVWTCLALLLTGPAYGLGAQAVGMLALVGAATMFCTPLAGRLVDRRGPDPVNLVCMLGVLVSAAILAVGARGGTLGLAALTVGTLLLDVAMQSGMVANQARVYALRPDARSRLNTAYMTCAYLGGSAGSWLGVQVWSRAGWWGVCALVTFLTAIALVRHLPTVRRPPQIPPRGEVPEGRVVGSGSGPTP, encoded by the coding sequence ATGCTCCCGATCCTGGCCGTCACCTGCGCGGTGGCGGTGGGCAACATCTACTTCCCGCAGTCCATCGGCCCGCTGGTCGCCGACGGACTGCAGGTGTCGGCCGACTCGGCCGCCCTGGTGGTGACCGCCACCCAGGTCGGCTACACGGCCGGGATCGTCCTGCTGGTGCCGCTCGGCGACCGGATCCCGCACCGCTCGTTCCTCGTCGTCCTACTCGCCCTCACCGGCCTGGCCCTGCTCGCCGCGGGGTGCGCACCGGCCCTGCCGCCCCTCGTCGCCGCCAGCGCCGTCGTCGGCCTGACCACCGTGGCCGCGCAGATCGTGGGCCCGCTGGCGGCCGGGCTGGTGGCCGCCGACCGCCGAGGAGCGGTGATCGGCACTCTGCTGAGCGGATCGACCGGCGGCATGCTGCTGGCCCGCACCTTCAGCGGCACGCTCGGCGAATGGCTGGGCTGGCGGGCCCCCTATCTCGTGGCCGCGGTCCTGGCCCTGCTCCTCGCCACCGTCCTGGCGTTCACGGTGCCGGCCAAGGCCCCGGCCTCCCGGCAGTCCTACCCCGCACTGCTGGCCGAACCGCTGCGGCTGCTGCGCACCGAACCGGAGCTGCGCCGCTCCTGCCTGTACCAGGCGACCGTCTTCGCCGGATTCTCGGCCGTCTGGACCTGTCTGGCCCTCCTCCTCACCGGTCCGGCCTACGGGCTGGGTGCCCAGGCCGTCGGCATGCTCGCCCTGGTCGGCGCGGCGACCATGTTCTGCACCCCGCTCGCCGGCCGCCTGGTGGACCGCCGAGGACCCGACCCGGTGAACCTCGTCTGCATGCTCGGGGTCCTCGTCTCCGCCGCGATCCTTGCCGTGGGCGCCCGCGGCGGAACGCTGGGCCTGGCCGCCCTGACGGTCGGCACACTGCTCCTGGACGTGGCGATGCAGTCCGGCATGGTCGCCAACCAGGCCCGCGTCTACGCCCTGCGCCCGGACGCCCGCAGCAGGCTCAACACCGCCTATATGACCTGCGCCTATCTGGGCGGCAGCGCGGGTTCCTGGCTCGGCGTCCAGGTCTGGAGCCGGGCCGGCTGGTGGGGCGTGTGCGCGCTCGTCACCTTCCTCACCGCGATCGCCCTGGTCCGCCATCTGCCGACGGTGCGCCGACCCCCGCAGATCCCACCCCGTGGAGAGGTCCCGGAGGGCCGCGTCGTCGGTTCCGGCTCAGGCCCCACGCCGTAA
- a CDS encoding FAD-binding dehydrogenase — MENSTENAASFDGISRRRALTAAGGVLAGAALAQAAGPAFAASGASSDADAIVVGGGLAGLVATAELAAAGRKVLLLDQEPESNLGGQAFWSFGGLFFVDSEEQRLMGIKDSHELAWQDWLGTAGFDRGVSDPGGQDYWARKWAEAYVDFAAGEKRSWLHGLGVQWFPIVGWAERGGGLADGHGNSVPRFHVTWGTGPAVVEPFEKKVRAAAKDGRVSFKFRHRVDDLVVTGGAVTGVSGAILEPSDAARGKPTSRTVVGHFELSAPVVIVTSGGIGANHDLVRRNWPDRLGTPPKFMVTGVPAYVDGRMLAITEKAGGRIVNPDRMWHYTEGLRNYAPIWPGHGIRILPGPSSMWFDAKGKRFSTPDIPGYDTLHTLGTITATGYDYSWFVTTQKIMAKEFALSGSEQNPDLTNKDILQLLSRIWQTPEPIQRFRDKGEDFVVANTLPQLVAGMNKLTGDNLIDLADLTRQVEARDREIANPYTKDVQVMGIRNALAYPGDTLSRTASAHRILDPSAGPLIAVRLNILTRKTLGGLQTDLSGRVLDGSGNPITGLYAAGEVSGFGGGGVHGYRSLEGTFLGGCLFSGRAAGRAAAAATAT, encoded by the coding sequence GGCGGGCTCGCCGGGCTCGTCGCCACGGCGGAGCTGGCGGCCGCGGGACGCAAGGTGCTCCTCCTCGACCAGGAGCCCGAGAGCAACCTCGGCGGCCAGGCGTTCTGGTCCTTCGGCGGCCTGTTCTTCGTCGACTCCGAGGAACAGCGGCTGATGGGCATCAAGGACTCCCACGAACTGGCCTGGCAGGACTGGCTCGGCACGGCCGGCTTCGACCGCGGCGTCTCCGACCCCGGCGGCCAGGACTACTGGGCCCGCAAATGGGCCGAGGCGTACGTGGATTTCGCGGCCGGGGAGAAGCGGTCCTGGCTGCACGGGCTCGGCGTGCAGTGGTTCCCGATCGTCGGCTGGGCTGAGCGCGGCGGCGGCCTCGCGGACGGGCACGGCAACTCGGTGCCGCGTTTCCACGTCACCTGGGGCACCGGTCCGGCCGTGGTCGAGCCGTTCGAGAAGAAGGTGCGGGCCGCCGCGAAGGACGGGCGGGTGAGCTTCAAGTTCCGGCACCGGGTGGACGATCTGGTGGTCACCGGCGGTGCCGTCACCGGGGTCAGCGGCGCGATCCTGGAGCCGAGCGACGCCGCCCGCGGCAAGCCCACCTCGCGCACCGTGGTCGGCCACTTCGAGCTCAGCGCCCCGGTGGTGATCGTCACCTCGGGCGGTATCGGCGCCAACCACGATCTCGTACGGCGGAACTGGCCCGACCGGCTCGGCACACCGCCGAAGTTCATGGTCACCGGCGTCCCGGCGTACGTGGACGGCCGGATGCTCGCGATCACCGAGAAGGCGGGCGGACGGATCGTCAATCCCGACCGCATGTGGCACTACACCGAGGGCCTCAGGAACTACGCCCCGATCTGGCCGGGCCACGGCATCCGCATTCTGCCCGGCCCCTCGTCGATGTGGTTCGACGCGAAGGGCAAGCGCTTCTCCACCCCCGACATCCCGGGCTACGACACCCTGCACACCCTCGGGACGATCACCGCCACCGGCTATGACTACTCCTGGTTCGTCACCACCCAGAAGATCATGGCCAAGGAGTTCGCGCTCTCGGGCTCCGAGCAGAACCCGGACCTGACCAACAAGGACATCCTGCAGCTCCTCTCCCGCATCTGGCAGACACCCGAGCCGATCCAGCGGTTCCGGGACAAGGGCGAGGACTTCGTCGTCGCCAACACCTTGCCCCAACTGGTCGCGGGGATGAACAAGTTGACCGGCGACAACCTCATCGACCTGGCGGACCTCACCCGGCAGGTCGAGGCCCGCGACCGCGAGATCGCCAACCCGTACACCAAGGACGTCCAGGTCATGGGCATCCGCAACGCGCTCGCCTACCCCGGGGACACGCTCAGCCGCACCGCCTCCGCGCACCGGATCCTGGACCCGTCCGCCGGACCGCTGATCGCCGTGCGCCTCAACATCCTCACCCGCAAGACCCTCGGCGGTCTCCAGACCGACCTCTCCGGCCGCGTCCTGGACGGCTCCGGCAACCCGATCACCGGTCTGTACGCGGCCGGCGAGGTCTCGGGCTTCGGCGGCGGGGGAGTGCACGGCTACCGCTCCCTGGAGGGCACCTTCCTCGGCGGCTGCCTGTTCTCGGGCCGCGCCGCGGGCCGTGCGGCGGCGGCCGCGACCGCGACCTGA
- a CDS encoding ArsR/SmtB family transcription factor, producing MISFVLDVEDLADTRFAVSPLNETVFSLRVRHDPSLSAVHLPWRRSVLGRLGDLDTDLLMSLVARRRTLPDFLTPRPASFAPAFEDELAVVRRTPAGLVRRDLLATHAPDPLPRALRDATVADDAPVTALRDTICALLRRYWAIAIKPMWPQMRLVVEADMTYRARQLAMGGARLLFADMHPNLRWHNGVLHIAKMISRHQVAASGRGLLLLPSVFAHKPAPPVSPEEPPSLVYPSRGVATLWASVPTDGAPALVSLIGAPRARLLVLLEEPLPTVELARRLRVTPSAVSQHLRVLHATGLVTRARHGRQVLYRRSTLGDQLAAPDGAYG from the coding sequence ATGATCAGCTTTGTGCTCGATGTCGAGGACCTGGCGGACACGCGGTTCGCCGTATCGCCCTTGAACGAGACGGTGTTCAGCCTGCGGGTGCGGCACGATCCGAGCCTGTCCGCGGTGCATCTCCCGTGGCGCAGGTCCGTGCTCGGCCGACTCGGCGACCTGGACACGGACCTGCTGATGTCCTTGGTGGCGCGGAGACGCACCCTCCCGGACTTTCTGACTCCGCGGCCCGCGAGCTTCGCCCCGGCCTTCGAGGACGAACTTGCCGTCGTCCGCCGGACCCCTGCCGGCCTGGTCCGCCGCGACCTGCTGGCCACCCACGCGCCGGATCCGCTGCCCCGAGCGCTGCGCGACGCCACCGTTGCCGACGACGCACCCGTCACCGCACTCCGCGACACCATCTGCGCACTCCTGCGGCGGTACTGGGCGATCGCCATCAAGCCGATGTGGCCGCAGATGCGACTGGTCGTGGAGGCGGACATGACCTACCGCGCACGGCAACTGGCCATGGGCGGCGCCCGCCTGCTCTTCGCCGATATGCACCCCAATCTGCGATGGCACAACGGGGTGCTGCACATCGCCAAGATGATCAGCCGGCACCAGGTCGCGGCATCCGGCCGGGGACTGCTCCTCCTGCCCTCGGTCTTCGCGCACAAGCCCGCGCCCCCGGTGAGCCCGGAGGAACCTCCGTCGCTGGTCTATCCCAGCCGTGGGGTGGCGACGCTCTGGGCCTCGGTGCCCACCGACGGCGCGCCCGCTCTCGTGTCGCTCATCGGCGCGCCCCGAGCGAGGCTTCTCGTCCTCCTGGAGGAGCCACTTCCCACCGTCGAGCTCGCCCGCCGCCTCAGGGTGACGCCGAGTGCCGTCTCCCAGCACCTGCGCGTGCTGCACGCCACCGGACTGGTCACCCGGGCACGCCACGGACGGCAGGTGCTGTACCGGCGAAGCACCCTCGGCGACCAACTCGCGGCCCCGGACGGGGCGTACGGGTGA
- a CDS encoding isochorismatase family cysteine hydrolase yields MAAETYDPRRTAVLLVDPYNDFLSEGGKVWPVVQSVAEKVGLLDNLRAVVGAARQSGVRVVFVPHRRWEPGDYESWTHPNPTQRNIMVRHSFARDTWGGEFHPDFQPRPGEVVAHEHWAQSGFANTDLNMQLRQHGITHVILIGLLANTCIESTGRFAMELGYHVTLVRDATAAAKPEMMHSAHELNGPTFAHAILTTSELLTALPGEGSAA; encoded by the coding sequence ATGGCAGCCGAGACCTATGACCCCCGGCGAACGGCAGTGCTGCTGGTCGACCCGTACAACGACTTCCTCTCCGAGGGAGGCAAGGTCTGGCCGGTCGTGCAGAGCGTCGCCGAGAAGGTCGGCCTGCTGGACAATCTGCGCGCCGTCGTCGGCGCCGCCCGGCAGTCCGGGGTGCGGGTGGTGTTCGTCCCGCACCGCCGCTGGGAGCCGGGGGACTACGAGTCGTGGACCCACCCCAACCCGACCCAGCGGAACATCATGGTCCGGCACAGCTTCGCCCGCGACACCTGGGGCGGGGAGTTCCATCCCGACTTCCAGCCGCGGCCGGGGGAGGTGGTGGCCCATGAGCACTGGGCGCAGAGCGGGTTCGCCAACACCGACCTGAATATGCAGCTCAGGCAGCACGGCATCACCCATGTGATCCTCATCGGACTGCTGGCGAACACCTGCATCGAGTCCACCGGACGCTTCGCCATGGAGCTCGGCTACCACGTCACGCTGGTCCGTGACGCCACCGCGGCCGCCAAGCCCGAGATGATGCATTCCGCGCACGAGCTGAACGGCCCCACCTTCGCCCATGCCATCCTCACCACGAGCGAGCTCCTCACCGCGTTGCCGGGGGAGGGCTCGGCGGCGTAG
- a CDS encoding MarR family winged helix-turn-helix transcriptional regulator has translation MEYSHSDAELIRQPIGYWSWAAYKAVVTRIQATLAGIGTTQPQWWVLAQVAHADPAKTRAEVSGLLSNYLEAGPEVMEEEIDRTIAQGWITEDAEGHLGITTEGRTFFDKAAALQDELWAERHAGISDEEYLTTVKVLQRFIHNTGGHAWHH, from the coding sequence ATGGAGTACTCCCACAGCGACGCCGAACTGATACGGCAGCCCATCGGCTACTGGAGTTGGGCGGCCTACAAAGCCGTTGTCACCCGCATCCAGGCCACGCTCGCCGGGATCGGCACCACCCAGCCACAGTGGTGGGTCCTCGCGCAGGTCGCACACGCCGACCCCGCCAAGACCCGCGCCGAGGTGTCCGGCCTCCTCAGCAACTATCTCGAAGCGGGTCCGGAGGTCATGGAGGAGGAGATCGACCGGACCATCGCCCAGGGCTGGATCACCGAGGACGCCGAGGGACATCTGGGCATCACGACGGAGGGCAGAACCTTCTTCGACAAGGCCGCGGCCCTTCAGGACGAGCTGTGGGCGGAACGGCACGCGGGCATCTCCGACGAGGAGTACCTGACGACGGTCAAGGTGCTGCAGCGATTCATCCACAACACGGGCGGACATGCCTGGCACCACTAG
- a CDS encoding TetR/AcrR family transcriptional regulator yields MSETGTRTTDPGRRRPARERLLAAAARRFYADGVTATGIDTITTEAGVAKMSLYNNFSSKSDLVRAYLDARHEEWLALYSSRLAQAQNPRDGVLAAFDAYADHAAFAYERGFRGCGLLNAAAELPAGDEGRSVVRRHKEEVERLIAGHLEELLPDRPDDVRTTAEHLSFLLEGAMARAGLEGDDNRLRHARAMAAALLDRL; encoded by the coding sequence ATGAGTGAGACCGGTACGAGGACGACGGATCCCGGAAGGCGGCGGCCCGCCCGGGAACGCCTGCTGGCGGCTGCCGCGCGCCGCTTCTACGCCGACGGCGTGACGGCGACCGGAATCGACACGATCACCACCGAAGCCGGCGTGGCGAAAATGAGCCTGTACAACAACTTCTCCTCCAAGTCCGATCTCGTCAGGGCCTATCTCGACGCCCGGCACGAGGAGTGGCTCGCGCTGTACTCGTCACGGCTGGCGCAGGCCCAGAACCCGCGCGACGGCGTCCTCGCGGCCTTCGACGCCTACGCGGATCACGCGGCGTTCGCCTACGAGCGCGGCTTTCGCGGCTGCGGACTGCTCAACGCGGCCGCCGAGCTGCCCGCCGGAGACGAGGGGCGCAGTGTCGTACGCCGCCACAAGGAGGAGGTCGAGCGCCTGATCGCCGGGCACCTCGAAGAACTGCTGCCCGACCGCCCCGACGACGTGCGCACCACGGCGGAGCACCTGTCGTTCCTGCTGGAGGGCGCGATGGCGCGCGCCGGTCTGGAAGGCGACGACAACCGGCTGCGGCACGCCCGCGCGATGGCGGCGGCCCTGCTGGACAGGCTGTGA
- a CDS encoding aldehyde dehydrogenase, whose translation MTHGIDALLARSYDQWVAAAGTLTVETRLFIDGRFTDALSGDTFTSVSPRDGSVLAKVQAAGAEDVDRAVRGARAAFEDGRWRDLPPKERKSVLLRWAELIRANAEELALLDTLEMGKPITESVRIDVDKAAETIAWYAEAIDKTYDEVAPTPGDAIALITREPLGVIGAVVPWNYALLIASWKLGPALATGNSVVLKPAEQTSLAALRLAALASEAGLPDGVFNVVPGRGEVAGQALGRHPEVDKIAFTGSAEVARLFQVYAGESNGKQVAVEAGGKSPQLLLPDADIEAAASAVAWGIFYNAGQTCNAGSRVVVHASVKDRLLDALRRITAETFRVGDPLDPATVMGPLVDETQLATVLGYIERGVEDGASVVFGGGRTLTESGGSYVEPTVLDGVVNTSAVGQQEIFGPVLAIVSYDGDADEGIRLANESDYGLVASVWTRDVAVAHRAAKRLRAGTVWINTFDASDVITPFGGFKATGAGRDKSLHALDAYTALKTTWINLA comes from the coding sequence ATGACGCACGGCATCGACGCCCTGCTCGCCCGTTCGTACGACCAGTGGGTGGCCGCGGCCGGCACACTCACCGTCGAGACCCGGCTGTTCATCGACGGCCGCTTCACCGACGCCCTCTCCGGCGACACCTTCACCAGCGTCTCGCCGCGCGACGGTTCGGTGCTCGCCAAGGTGCAGGCGGCGGGGGCCGAGGACGTGGACCGTGCCGTACGCGGCGCGCGCGCCGCCTTCGAGGACGGACGCTGGCGCGACCTCCCGCCCAAGGAGCGCAAGAGCGTCCTGCTGCGCTGGGCCGAGCTGATCCGGGCGAACGCCGAGGAGCTGGCCCTCCTCGACACCCTGGAGATGGGCAAGCCCATCACCGAGTCCGTGCGGATCGACGTGGACAAGGCCGCCGAGACCATCGCCTGGTACGCCGAGGCCATCGACAAGACCTACGACGAGGTGGCACCGACCCCCGGCGACGCGATCGCCCTGATCACCCGGGAGCCCCTGGGCGTCATCGGCGCGGTCGTCCCGTGGAACTACGCGCTGCTGATCGCCAGTTGGAAGCTGGGCCCGGCGCTGGCCACCGGCAACAGCGTCGTCCTCAAGCCGGCCGAGCAGACCTCCCTGGCCGCCCTGCGCCTGGCCGCCCTCGCCTCCGAGGCGGGTCTGCCGGACGGGGTGTTCAACGTCGTCCCGGGCCGCGGCGAGGTGGCCGGACAGGCGCTGGGCCGCCACCCGGAGGTCGACAAGATCGCCTTCACCGGCTCGGCGGAAGTGGCCCGGCTCTTCCAGGTGTACGCGGGCGAGTCCAACGGCAAGCAGGTGGCCGTCGAGGCGGGTGGCAAGTCGCCCCAGCTCCTGTTGCCCGACGCCGACATCGAGGCCGCCGCGTCGGCCGTGGCCTGGGGCATCTTCTACAACGCCGGACAGACCTGCAACGCCGGTTCCCGCGTCGTGGTGCACGCCTCCGTCAAGGACCGGCTCCTGGACGCCCTGCGCCGGATCACCGCGGAGACCTTCCGGGTGGGCGACCCGCTCGACCCGGCCACCGTCATGGGCCCCCTGGTCGACGAGACCCAGCTGGCCACGGTCCTCGGCTACATCGAACGCGGTGTGGAGGACGGGGCGAGCGTGGTGTTCGGCGGTGGCCGCACCCTCACCGAGTCGGGCGGCAGCTATGTCGAACCGACCGTCCTGGACGGGGTGGTGAACACCTCCGCCGTCGGCCAGCAGGAGATCTTCGGCCCCGTCCTGGCCATCGTGTCCTACGACGGCGACGCCGACGAGGGCATACGGCTGGCCAACGAGAGCGACTACGGGCTCGTCGCCTCCGTCTGGACACGTGATGTGGCCGTCGCCCATCGCGCCGCCAAGCGGCTGCGGGCCGGGACGGTCTGGATCAACACCTTCGACGCCAGCGATGTCATCACTCCCTTCGGCGGCTTCAAGGCCACCGGCGCGGGCCGGGACAAGTCCCTGCACGCACTGGACGCGTACACCGCGCTGAAGACCACCTGGATCAACCTGGCCTGA